From the genome of Oscillatoria sp. FACHB-1407, one region includes:
- a CDS encoding GTP-binding protein — MTYSEQPDLDRELEETVHSFHEIQSELHYQQAQEALQQLVAKLNLTPRERAGLEPEIYSLQSMLERLEQQIVQIAVFGMVGRGKSSLLNALLGQAVFETGPTHGVTQTIQRADWSLKREPIAGSDHDLLRVSLHGLGRSHIELIDTPGIDEVDGEARERLARQLAKQADLILFVIAGDMTKVEFDALSELRRFSKPILLVFNKIDQYPNADRLAIYHKIRDERVRELLSPDEIVMAAASPLVAQAVRRPDGKMIAQLSQGAPQVDELKLKILNILHREGKSLVALNTMLYADDVNEQVMQRKREIRERSANQVIWNGVMTKAVAIALNPITVVDLVSGAVIDIALILTLSRLYGIAMTQQGALSLLQKIALSMGGITATELITNLGLSSLKTVLGLSTPATGGITLAPYITVALTQAGVAGVSSYAIGQITKEYLVNGASWGPDGPKAVIHRILTSLDEASILNRIKDELRAKLDMGSRLREDG, encoded by the coding sequence AGCTTGTCGCAAAGTTAAACCTGACCCCCAGAGAGCGGGCAGGTTTGGAGCCAGAAATTTACAGTTTGCAGTCCATGCTAGAGCGATTAGAACAGCAGATTGTTCAAATTGCCGTCTTTGGCATGGTTGGTCGAGGCAAGTCATCCCTTCTAAACGCGCTGTTAGGGCAGGCGGTGTTTGAGACGGGACCCACTCATGGTGTCACTCAAACCATTCAGCGGGCAGACTGGAGCCTGAAGCGAGAACCGATTGCAGGCAGCGATCATGACCTCCTGCGGGTGTCGTTGCATGGGCTGGGGCGATCGCACATTGAGCTAATTGATACCCCTGGCATTGATGAGGTGGATGGGGAAGCCCGTGAACGACTGGCACGCCAATTGGCAAAACAAGCAGATTTGATTCTGTTTGTCATTGCTGGTGATATGACGAAGGTTGAGTTCGATGCTCTATCAGAACTCAGACGATTTAGTAAGCCGATCCTGCTGGTCTTTAATAAGATTGACCAATATCCCAATGCCGATCGCCTGGCGATCTACCACAAGATTCGCGATGAGCGGGTGCGAGAGTTGCTCTCCCCGGATGAAATTGTCATGGCGGCAGCTTCTCCCCTGGTAGCACAGGCGGTGCGTCGCCCTGACGGTAAGATGATTGCCCAATTGAGTCAGGGTGCGCCTCAGGTTGATGAGTTAAAGCTCAAGATTCTAAATATCCTGCATCGAGAGGGCAAATCGCTTGTAGCACTTAACACGATGCTCTACGCGGATGATGTGAATGAGCAAGTGATGCAGCGTAAACGAGAGATTCGCGAGCGGTCAGCCAATCAGGTGATCTGGAATGGGGTCATGACGAAGGCAGTGGCGATCGCCCTGAACCCGATTACTGTTGTTGATCTGGTCAGTGGTGCTGTGATCGATATTGCTTTGATTCTCACGTTATCCAGGCTTTATGGCATTGCTATGACTCAGCAGGGGGCATTGTCCCTGTTGCAAAAAATCGCGTTAAGTATGGGTGGCATTACAGCAACGGAGTTGATTACCAATTTGGGATTAAGTTCGCTCAAAACGGTGTTGGGACTGTCAACTCCGGCTACAGGGGGGATTACCCTGGCTCCTTACATAACGGTGGCATTAACGCAGGCAGGCGTGGCAGGGGTGTCTTCCTACGCGATTGGGCAAATCACAAAAGAATATTTGGTGAATGGAGCGTCTTGGGGACCCGATGGACCCAAGGCAGTGATTCATCGCATTTTGACTTCCTTGGACGAAGCCTCAATTCTCAATCGTATTAAAGATGAACTGAGAGCCAAACTGGACATGGGTAGCCGATTGCGTGAGGATGGCTAA